In a single window of the Nodularia spumigena CCY9414 genome:
- the murI gene encoding glutamate racemase, whose translation MYSSSIFDDHLADKEPQRAPIGVFDSGVGGLTVLRQLYRHLPNESIIYFGDTARLPYGIRTQVEILQYVREILNWMQQQRVKMVIMACNTSSALALEIVRREFSLPIIGVILPGAKAAVQQGKRIGVIATPATAKSNAYRHAILEMDANVQVWQVSCPEFVPLIEQNRINDPYTTEVARSYLEPLIQQEIDTLVYGCTHYPHLAPILRSLLPSQVKLVDPAVHVVAACTQELELLGLTNTHPPLPTRFAVSGCPQKFAKSGVQWLGHTPTVENVDFTDTAVSQF comes from the coding sequence GTGTATTCATCATCGATCTTTGACGACCATCTTGCAGATAAAGAGCCTCAACGCGCCCCCATTGGCGTTTTTGACAGTGGTGTGGGTGGGCTGACAGTACTGCGACAACTTTATCGCCATTTACCCAATGAATCTATTATTTACTTTGGAGATACAGCTCGACTGCCTTATGGCATTCGTACACAAGTAGAAATTTTACAGTATGTGCGCGAAATCCTCAACTGGATGCAACAGCAACGTGTAAAAATGGTAATTATGGCCTGTAATACTAGTTCTGCCCTCGCACTAGAAATAGTCCGAAGGGAGTTTAGTCTGCCGATTATCGGAGTCATCCTACCAGGGGCTAAAGCAGCAGTACAGCAAGGAAAACGTATCGGTGTCATTGCTACCCCAGCCACAGCTAAAAGTAATGCCTATCGCCATGCTATTCTCGAAATGGATGCTAATGTCCAAGTTTGGCAAGTCAGTTGTCCTGAGTTCGTGCCACTCATTGAGCAAAATCGCATCAATGACCCTTACACTACTGAAGTAGCACGCTCATATCTAGAGCCGTTAATACAGCAAGAAATCGATACATTGGTCTACGGCTGTACCCATTATCCCCATCTTGCACCAATACTGCGATCGCTTCTCCCTTCTCAAGTCAAACTAGTTGACCCAGCTGTTCACGTTGTGGCCGCTTGTACTCAAGAGTTAGAATTACTCGGATTAACTAATACACACCCCCCACTACCAACTCGCTTCGCTGTTAGCGGTTGTCCACAAAAGTTTGCCAAATCTGGTGTACAGTGGCTAGGCCACACTCCCACAGTTGAGAATGTGGATTTCACTGATACCGCCGTTTCCCAATTTTAA
- the sds gene encoding solanesyl diphosphate synthase, whose amino-acid sequence MTSATSLFTPVEADLRLLAENLKQLVGNRHPILFMAAEHLFGAGGKRIRPAIVLLISRATMLEEDITLRHRRLAEITEMIHTASLVHDDVVDESQMRRGVPTVHSLFGNRIAVLAGDFLFAQSSWYLANLDNLEVVKLLSEVIMDLATGEIQQGINCFDNGISIETYLKKSYYKTASLIANSSKAAALLSDASPETAENLYDYGRHLGLAFQIVDDILDFTSTTDTLGKPAGSDLKSGNLTAPVLFALGEKPDLEALIERKFEQEGDLEQALELIQDSQGIQQARELAAYHAKLAVDHLQVIAPSESREALINIADYVLSRLY is encoded by the coding sequence ATGACCTCAGCCACCTCCCTGTTTACCCCTGTGGAAGCAGACCTGCGACTACTAGCAGAAAACCTCAAGCAGCTAGTTGGAAATCGCCACCCCATCCTATTTATGGCAGCCGAACATCTATTCGGAGCTGGGGGAAAGCGTATCAGACCAGCAATTGTTCTGCTGATATCGCGGGCCACAATGTTAGAAGAAGACATAACGCTGCGTCACCGCCGCCTAGCAGAAATCACGGAAATGATTCACACGGCAAGCCTAGTGCATGACGATGTGGTAGATGAATCACAAATGCGACGTGGTGTGCCTACTGTTCATAGTCTGTTCGGTAATCGCATTGCTGTCCTAGCAGGAGATTTTCTCTTCGCCCAATCATCCTGGTATTTAGCCAACTTGGATAATTTGGAGGTGGTGAAACTACTCTCAGAAGTGATTATGGATCTGGCTACAGGCGAAATCCAGCAAGGAATAAATTGTTTTGATAATGGCATCTCTATAGAGACTTACCTCAAAAAGAGCTATTACAAAACAGCCTCCTTAATTGCCAACAGTTCCAAAGCAGCTGCGTTACTCAGTGACGCTTCCCCAGAAACTGCCGAAAATCTGTACGACTACGGCCGTCATCTAGGCCTGGCATTTCAGATTGTCGATGATATTTTAGATTTCACCAGCACAACTGATACTTTGGGTAAACCAGCCGGATCTGATCTCAAAAGTGGTAATCTCACCGCACCCGTTTTATTTGCTTTAGGGGAAAAACCAGACCTAGAAGCGCTCATTGAACGGAAGTTTGAGCAAGAAGGAGACTTAGAGCAAGCCCTAGAGCTGATTCAAGACAGTCAAGGTATCCAGCAAGCGCGGGAATTAGCGGCTTACCATGCCAAGTTAGCAGTTGATCATCTTCAGGTGATTGCACCCTCCGAATCACGGGAGGCACTAATTAACATCGCTGACTACGTACTTAGTCGGCTTTATTAA
- the hetZ gene encoding heterocyst differentiation protein HetZ, translating into MNSAATATIPTTTVPTPTVQEENSIGFEGTFQLLYKELQESTKASKQNCHDVATRITTEVYRICQESKRIQASGDIQSSAISLARHRLQQCFRYYQLGSSRGRVELHSTLSAIIYRYINPPQRQLSYQGRLTIIEDFLQGFYLEALNAFRRENQMGPTYRPQSLLELAEYMAFTERYGKRRIPLPGRQQQLIILRAQTFSQQQPQETSVDIEQAAEGSSNDNDGSWEEPAVQQLRSAMAMQPEPEPEEDTLRSVVITELMDYLAQRQQSDCADYFALRLQDLSTQEIESILGLTPRQRDYLQQRFKYHLIRFALLHRWELVHEWLEASLHTNLGLTPQQWQDYTTQLDDKQRSLLELKQLGQPDEKIAKTLGLSTAQLQKRWFKMLEQAWEIRNSLVSGSSASTHE; encoded by the coding sequence ATGAATTCAGCCGCAACCGCAACAATTCCCACCACAACAGTTCCCACCCCAACCGTTCAGGAAGAAAATTCTATCGGCTTTGAGGGGACATTCCAACTGCTATACAAGGAACTTCAGGAATCAACTAAAGCTTCCAAGCAGAATTGCCATGATGTCGCCACCAGAATTACCACCGAAGTATACAGAATTTGCCAAGAAAGTAAACGTATTCAGGCTTCGGGTGATATCCAAAGCTCGGCTATTTCCCTGGCGAGACATCGGCTACAACAGTGTTTCAGGTACTATCAGTTGGGTTCGAGTCGGGGTAGGGTAGAGTTACACAGCACTCTGAGTGCAATTATTTATCGCTACATTAATCCTCCTCAAAGGCAGTTGAGCTATCAAGGGCGATTAACCATTATTGAAGATTTCCTCCAAGGTTTTTATCTCGAAGCCTTAAATGCTTTCCGGCGGGAAAACCAAATGGGTCCCACTTATCGTCCCCAAAGTCTCCTGGAATTAGCAGAGTACATGGCATTTACTGAACGCTATGGTAAGCGAAGAATTCCCTTACCAGGGCGACAGCAGCAACTAATTATCCTGCGGGCGCAAACCTTTTCGCAACAGCAACCCCAGGAAACCAGCGTAGATATAGAACAAGCCGCAGAAGGTAGTTCTAACGATAATGACGGTTCTTGGGAAGAACCAGCAGTACAGCAATTGCGTTCAGCAATGGCCATGCAACCAGAACCGGAACCAGAAGAAGATACTCTGCGTTCGGTTGTGATTACAGAATTAATGGATTATCTCGCACAACGGCAACAATCTGATTGTGCTGATTATTTCGCTCTCCGTCTTCAAGATTTATCAACTCAGGAAATTGAGTCAATTTTGGGTTTAACCCCCCGTCAGCGCGACTACTTACAGCAACGCTTTAAATATCATCTGATTCGGTTTGCCTTGTTACACCGTTGGGAATTAGTTCACGAGTGGTTGGAAGCCTCACTGCACACTAATTTAGGTTTAACGCCCCAGCAATGGCAAGATTATACAACGCAATTGGACGACAAGCAGCGCTCGTTACTAGAATTGAAACAACTTGGACAACCAGATGAAAAAATTGCCAAAACTTTAGGGTTGTCCACAGCGCAACTGCAAAAACGGTGGTTTAAAATGCTCGAACAAGCATGGGAAATTCGTAACTCCCTAGTATCCGGATCAAGTGCATCTACTCATGAATAG
- a CDS encoding transglutaminase TgpA family protein, with amino-acid sequence MFKLSRINQVSLLPIGRYWRQNVRGSASREVENALSLRVLVLGLVIVGVVATDIAAGTQFSLWAVPLSMVGTAWSYYHRLSANVPVKFCIAIGMLIALGAFFGRLVGELHDTRLALAELLIQLQILHSFDTPRRKSLGYSIVIGLILLGVAATISQTLEFAPMLLLFLAIALPTLVLNYRSQLGIQELKLKNKKFPQQNSAILNFKFLTFNFLVIVGLGLAIFAVLPRFPGYQLRSFPVSAPISVQDDFTGQTILNPGYVRQGRGSNQGTGTGDGQGENGEPGSVDNNFYYGFNSQMNQNLRGEMTPKIVMRVRSQIEGFWRVLAFDRYTGKGWEISRNDDVTTHRRAPWSYQIRLPLPIVMGLSREIVQTYTVVSDLPNLIPAMAHPKEVYYPAPIIAVDQENGLRSPVGLSEGLTYTVVSQVPYRDRTSLGQASTKYPPEIKDYYLQTPTEITDKIRQRTEEILTNYNQERIANSQKTLDSAYEKALYLAQYLKQNYSIPENPLGLPFLSEDEDLVEAFLFKNQGGYPDHFSTVLTVMLRSIGIPARLVAGFSAGEFNPFTGMYVVRNTDAYAMTEVYFPRYGWFAFDPIPNHPLIPPSIEDIQTFSVMRQFWQWVAGWLPSPVTGFLNTLFGTIFGWLVRALVRFLALFSQGWLGVLTGLILATTTAFFAWLGWGQWREWSKRRWLKKLPPMESLYQQMLQWVDEKGLGKHPAQTPLEYASVSHQHHAPATAQVIDEICQAYVDWRYGGHTPNLNQLRARWQELKKTTKD; translated from the coding sequence ATGTTTAAGTTATCTAGGATCAATCAGGTTTCGCTTCTACCTATAGGTCGTTACTGGCGGCAAAATGTCCGGGGGTCAGCGTCAAGGGAAGTGGAAAATGCCCTTTCCTTACGGGTACTGGTGCTAGGGTTGGTAATTGTCGGAGTTGTAGCAACTGACATTGCGGCTGGGACTCAATTCAGTCTGTGGGCGGTACCGTTAAGTATGGTAGGTACGGCCTGGAGTTACTACCATCGTCTCAGTGCTAATGTTCCCGTTAAGTTCTGCATCGCCATCGGAATGTTAATTGCGCTAGGTGCTTTTTTTGGGCGCTTGGTGGGAGAATTGCATGATACGCGACTGGCTTTAGCAGAGTTATTAATTCAACTACAAATACTCCACAGCTTTGATACGCCTCGCCGCAAAAGCTTGGGTTATTCCATAGTTATAGGTTTGATTTTATTGGGTGTGGCCGCAACAATCAGCCAAACTCTGGAGTTTGCGCCCATGCTGCTATTATTTCTAGCGATCGCTTTACCCACTTTAGTCTTAAACTATCGCTCTCAACTCGGTATTCAGGAATTAAAACTAAAAAATAAAAAGTTCCCGCAGCAAAATTCGGCAATTTTAAATTTTAAATTCTTAACTTTCAATTTTTTGGTGATTGTCGGGCTGGGTCTGGCAATTTTTGCAGTTTTACCCCGATTCCCTGGTTATCAACTCCGGAGTTTTCCTGTCAGCGCCCCCATTAGTGTCCAGGATGATTTTACAGGTCAGACGATTCTTAATCCTGGTTATGTCCGTCAAGGTAGGGGCAGTAATCAAGGTACTGGAACTGGGGATGGACAAGGCGAAAACGGTGAACCAGGCAGCGTTGATAATAATTTTTATTACGGTTTTAATAGCCAGATGAACCAAAACCTGCGGGGAGAAATGACACCCAAGATAGTTATGCGGGTGCGATCGCAAATTGAAGGATTTTGGCGAGTGCTGGCTTTTGACCGCTACACCGGGAAAGGATGGGAGATTTCCCGCAATGATGACGTTACTACCCACAGGCGAGCGCCTTGGTCTTACCAAATTCGTCTGCCTTTGCCAATAGTTATGGGTCTGAGTCGAGAAATAGTGCAAACTTACACAGTGGTGTCAGATTTGCCTAACTTGATTCCGGCGATGGCTCATCCCAAAGAAGTCTATTATCCCGCGCCGATTATTGCTGTTGATCAAGAAAATGGTCTGCGATCGCCTGTAGGATTATCAGAAGGCCTCACCTACACTGTGGTTTCCCAAGTACCATACCGCGATCGCACTTCATTAGGACAGGCTTCTACTAAATATCCCCCGGAAATTAAAGATTATTATTTACAAACTCCAACGGAAATTACTGACAAAATTCGTCAACGGACTGAAGAAATCCTGACTAATTACAACCAAGAACGCATAGCAAATTCTCAAAAAACTCTCGATTCAGCTTATGAAAAAGCTCTCTACCTAGCGCAGTACCTCAAGCAAAACTACTCTATTCCCGAAAATCCTCTAGGACTGCCTTTTTTAAGCGAAGACGAAGACTTAGTAGAGGCTTTCTTGTTCAAAAACCAAGGCGGCTATCCCGACCACTTTTCCACAGTTCTCACGGTGATGCTGCGTTCTATTGGTATCCCCGCCAGGTTAGTGGCTGGTTTTAGTGCGGGAGAGTTTAATCCCTTTACCGGGATGTACGTTGTCCGGAACACAGATGCTTACGCCATGACGGAAGTCTATTTCCCCCGATATGGCTGGTTTGCTTTTGACCCCATTCCCAATCATCCTTTGATTCCTCCTTCTATTGAGGATATTCAGACATTTAGTGTAATGCGGCAGTTTTGGCAATGGGTAGCTGGCTGGTTACCAAGCCCGGTAACAGGATTTTTAAACACTCTTTTTGGAACCATATTTGGCTGGTTAGTGAGAGCTTTGGTGCGGTTTTTGGCTTTATTTTCTCAAGGATGGCTGGGTGTTTTAACTGGCTTAATCTTGGCAACAACCACAGCATTTTTCGCTTGGCTAGGTTGGGGACAGTGGCGAGAATGGTCGAAACGTCGTTGGTTGAAAAAGTTACCCCCAATGGAAAGTCTGTATCAGCAAATGCTGCAATGGGTAGATGAAAAAGGTTTGGGTAAGCACCCAGCACAGACACCCCTAGAGTATGCCAGCGTCTCACACCAGCATCACGCCCCAGCAACGGCTCAGGTAATAGATGAAATTTGCCAAGCTTATGTAGATTGGCGTTATGGTGGTCATACTCCTAACTTGAATCAACTGCGAGCAAGATGGCAAGAACTGAAAAAAACAACTAAAGATTGA
- the rnc gene encoding ribonuclease III gives MHELLNFQNEKLLQQALTHRSYVNENPGEKHNERLEFLGDALLTFISGEYLYTRYPEIAEDEMTRRRSALVDEKQLAKFAIEVGLDFKMRLGRGAIQDGGFQSPNLLSSAFESVVGAYYLDCDRNIEKIRPIIADLFNSVPQAIMEIRSNVDSKNRFQEWVQAKFGTLLPKYITERIGGQDHAPEYLAQVFVGEQVYGYGKARGKKEAEKQAAENALSNLTKQGLI, from the coding sequence ATGCATGAATTGTTAAATTTTCAGAACGAAAAGCTTTTGCAGCAGGCGTTGACTCACCGTTCCTATGTCAACGAAAATCCTGGCGAAAAGCATAATGAGCGCCTAGAATTCTTAGGTGATGCCTTACTGACATTTATCAGTGGTGAGTATCTCTATACTCGCTATCCAGAGATAGCAGAAGATGAAATGACTCGCCGCAGATCGGCATTAGTGGACGAAAAGCAACTGGCTAAATTTGCGATTGAAGTAGGTTTAGATTTTAAAATGCGCTTGGGAAGAGGAGCCATTCAGGATGGCGGTTTTCAAAGTCCCAATTTATTAAGTAGCGCCTTTGAATCAGTTGTGGGAGCTTATTATTTAGATTGCGATCGCAACATTGAAAAAATTCGCCCAATTATCGCAGATTTATTTAACTCTGTCCCTCAAGCAATTATGGAAATCCGTTCTAATGTCGATTCCAAAAATCGATTTCAAGAGTGGGTACAGGCAAAATTCGGAACTTTACTACCTAAGTATATCACCGAACGCATCGGAGGGCAGGATCATGCTCCAGAATATCTGGCTCAGGTTTTTGTTGGTGAGCAGGTTTACGGATACGGAAAAGCGCGTGGTAAGAAGGAGGCTGAAAAACAAGCGGCGGAAAATGCCTTATCTAATCTCACAAAACAGGGCTTGATTTAG
- the remA gene encoding extracellular matrix/biofilm regulator RemA — translation MEIQLINIGFGNIVSANRVVAIVSPESAPIKRIITDARDRGQLVDATYGRRTRAVIITDSSHVILSAIQPETVANRFVISREHHSVEN, via the coding sequence ATGGAAATACAATTAATCAACATTGGTTTCGGTAACATCGTGTCTGCCAACCGAGTAGTTGCCATCGTTAGTCCAGAATCTGCCCCCATTAAACGGATCATTACCGATGCACGGGACAGAGGTCAGCTAGTGGATGCAACTTACGGTCGTCGGACTAGGGCCGTAATTATCACTGATTCCAGCCACGTCATTCTTTCAGCGATTCAACCGGAAACAGTAGCGAATCGGTTTGTGATTTCCCGCGAGCATCATAGTGTAGAGAACTGA
- a CDS encoding guanylate kinase has protein sequence MTNEFVARVTENLSNSHGTADVVQIGVGLLTVQILDLGFRILELVFFRFEQGCYAYSQI, from the coding sequence TTGACCAACGAATTTGTAGCACGGGTGACAGAAAACTTGTCTAATTCACATGGTACTGCTGATGTGGTGCAAATAGGTGTAGGGTTATTGACAGTACAAATTTTAGATTTAGGATTTAGGATTTTGGAATTGGTTTTTTTTCGGTTTGAGCAAGGCTGCTATGCCTACTCTCAAATCTAA
- the gmk gene encoding guanylate kinase yields MMQVLPIHSDAPTKESPSPGRLIVLTGPSGVGKGTLMQALLKRHPELYYSVSVTTRSPRPGEINGENYYFISRTKFEQLVSQGEFLEWAEFAGNYYGTPREAVLNQVRSGNLVVLEIELKGARQIRTSFPSALSIFILPPSLNELESRIRGRAQDSEEAIARRLRRAQEEIQAADEFDVQIVNDDLETALKAIEATLFG; encoded by the coding sequence ATGATGCAAGTTTTACCTATCCACAGTGATGCTCCCACCAAAGAAAGTCCCTCTCCAGGCAGGCTAATTGTTTTAACTGGCCCCAGTGGGGTTGGTAAAGGCACTTTAATGCAAGCGCTGTTAAAACGTCATCCTGAACTTTACTATTCTGTATCCGTGACGACTCGTTCTCCTCGTCCAGGAGAAATTAACGGCGAAAATTATTACTTTATTAGCCGCACTAAGTTTGAACAATTAGTTTCCCAAGGTGAATTCTTGGAGTGGGCAGAATTTGCGGGGAATTATTACGGTACTCCCCGTGAAGCTGTGCTTAACCAAGTTCGATCTGGCAACTTGGTGGTGCTGGAAATTGAACTCAAAGGGGCAAGACAAATCCGCACTTCCTTCCCTAGCGCTCTGAGCATTTTTATTTTACCGCCTTCCCTGAATGAATTAGAGAGCCGGATACGTGGACGCGCCCAAGATTCTGAAGAAGCGATCGCTCGTCGCCTACGCCGCGCCCAAGAAGAAATTCAAGCAGCAGACGAATTTGATGTTCAAATCGTTAATGACGATTTAGAAACCGCTCTCAAAGCCATAGAAGCCACTTTATTTGGATAG
- a CDS encoding photosystem I reaction center protein subunit XI — MAQAVNSAKNRPSDPRNREVVAPAGRDPQQGNLETPINSSPLVKWFINNLPAYRQGLNPSRRGLEVGMAHGYLLFGPFAKLGPLRNATNANLAGLLGAIGLVVILTACLSLYANSNPSKALASVTVPNPPVDAFNSKESWNNFASSFLIGGIGGAVVAYFLTSNLGVIQALFG, encoded by the coding sequence ATGGCGCAAGCAGTAAATTCAGCGAAAAATCGCCCCAGCGATCCCAGAAATCGTGAGGTTGTTGCTCCAGCAGGACGTGACCCCCAGCAAGGAAACCTAGAAACCCCGATTAATTCCTCTCCCTTGGTGAAGTGGTTCATCAATAACTTACCCGCCTATCGTCAAGGTCTCAATCCTTCTAGACGTGGATTAGAAGTGGGTATGGCTCATGGTTACTTGCTATTTGGGCCTTTTGCTAAATTGGGTCCTCTACGTAATGCAACTAACGCTAATTTAGCTGGGTTACTGGGAGCAATCGGTTTGGTTGTGATTCTCACCGCCTGTCTATCCCTGTATGCCAATAGCAATCCCTCTAAAGCACTTGCCAGTGTAACTGTTCCTAACCCTCCCGTAGATGCTTTTAACTCCAAAGAAAGCTGGAATAATTTCGCCAGTTCTTTCTTAATTGGTGGGATTGGCGGTGCAGTAGTGGCTTATTTCTTGACTAGCAATTTGGGAGTCATTCAAGCTCTATTTGGTTAA
- the psaJ gene encoding photosystem I reaction center subunit IX — protein MAEEKGAQSSYFMTFLSTAPVAATIWLTITAGILIEFNRFFPDLLFHPLP, from the coding sequence ATGGCAGAAGAAAAAGGCGCTCAATCGTCCTATTTCATGACATTTCTTTCTACTGCTCCAGTAGCAGCTACTATCTGGCTCACCATTACAGCCGGGATTTTAATTGAATTTAACCGCTTTTTCCCTGACTTACTTTTCCACCCACTACCATAA
- a CDS encoding photosystem I reaction center protein PsaF, subunit III, with amino-acid sequence MRRLFALILAICLWSNFAPPAQALGANLVPCKDSPAFQELAKNARNTTADPESGRKRFERYSQALCGPEGYPHLIVDGRLDRAGDFLIPSILFLYIAGWIGWVGRAYLQAIKKESDTEAKEIQIDLGLALPIIATGFAWPVAAIKELLSGELTAKDSEITVSPR; translated from the coding sequence ATGAGACGATTGTTTGCTTTGATTTTAGCGATTTGTCTTTGGTCTAATTTTGCCCCCCCAGCCCAAGCGCTTGGAGCTAACTTAGTACCCTGTAAAGACTCTCCCGCCTTTCAAGAGCTAGCAAAGAATGCCCGTAACACCACCGCCGATCCCGAATCTGGGAGAAAGCGGTTTGAGCGTTATTCTCAGGCACTGTGTGGTCCAGAAGGTTATCCTCACTTGATTGTTGATGGTCGCCTAGACCGGGCTGGTGACTTCCTAATTCCCAGCATTCTCTTTTTGTATATTGCTGGTTGGATTGGCTGGGTAGGCCGTGCTTACCTGCAAGCTATCAAAAAGGAATCCGATACCGAAGCCAAAGAAATCCAAATCGATCTCGGTTTGGCACTACCCATTATCGCCACAGGTTTTGCTTGGCCTGTAGCAGCGATTAAAGAACTCCTTTCAGGCGAATTAACCGCTAAAGATTCAGAAATCACTGTTTCTCCTCGTTAA
- the tsaD gene encoding tRNA (adenosine(37)-N6)-threonylcarbamoyltransferase complex transferase subunit TsaD, protein MATVLAIETSCDETAVAIVNNRQVYSSIVASQILVHSQYGGVVPEVASRQHLETINEAIAQALEQAQLNWEQIDGIAATCAPGLVGALLVGLTAAKTLAMLHNKPFLGVHHLEGHIYATYLSEPTLNPPFLSLLVSGGHTSLIYVKDCGIYETLGSTRDDAAGEAFDKVARLLKLGYPGGPVIDQLAQTGNPRAFALPEGKVSLPGGGYHRYDSSFSGLKTAVLRLVQQLEKDEKQLPVADLAASFQETVARSLTKRAIACALDYNLNTIAVGGGVAANSSLRKILQAAAAEHNLRVLFPPLKYCTDNAAMIACAASHHLKLGHTSPITLGVESRLPLSQIMKLY, encoded by the coding sequence ATGGCAACTGTTTTAGCAATAGAAACCAGCTGCGATGAAACTGCCGTCGCAATTGTAAATAATCGTCAAGTCTATAGCAGTATCGTAGCTTCCCAAATCCTAGTTCATAGTCAATATGGCGGGGTAGTGCCAGAGGTGGCATCCCGGCAACATCTAGAAACGATCAATGAGGCGATCGCTCAAGCACTAGAGCAAGCCCAACTGAACTGGGAGCAAATCGATGGTATCGCCGCCACCTGCGCCCCTGGACTCGTAGGAGCGCTATTGGTAGGGTTAACTGCTGCTAAAACCTTAGCAATGTTACACAACAAGCCATTTTTGGGAGTGCATCACCTTGAAGGTCACATTTACGCGACTTATTTGAGTGAGCCAACTTTAAATCCCCCATTTCTTAGCTTACTCGTTTCCGGTGGACATACAAGCTTGATTTATGTAAAGGATTGTGGTATTTACGAAACCCTGGGGTCAACTCGTGATGATGCGGCTGGTGAAGCCTTTGATAAAGTAGCACGGTTATTAAAACTGGGTTATCCCGGTGGTCCAGTCATTGACCAATTAGCACAAACGGGTAATCCCCGCGCCTTTGCTTTGCCAGAAGGTAAAGTTTCTTTACCTGGTGGGGGATATCATCGCTATGACAGCAGTTTTAGTGGGTTAAAGACGGCGGTACTGCGGTTAGTGCAGCAATTAGAGAAAGATGAAAAACAACTGCCAGTGGCTGATTTAGCGGCTAGCTTTCAGGAAACTGTAGCGCGATCGCTGACCAAAAGAGCGATCGCCTGCGCCCTCGACTATAATCTCAACACCATTGCCGTGGGTGGAGGAGTAGCAGCTAACAGCAGCCTCAGAAAAATCTTACAGGCAGCTGCTGCCGAGCATAACCTGCGTGTTCTGTTCCCACCCCTCAAATACTGTACCGATAACGCCGCCATGATAGCCTGCGCCGCCTCTCATCACCTAAAACTTGGTCATACATCACCCATAACATTAGGTGTTGAGTCTAGATTGCCACTCAGCCAAATAATGAAATTGTATTAA
- a CDS encoding alpha/beta fold hydrolase has translation MATIEILGVPHAYELTAPTSYPHALVFIHGWLNSRGYWQPVISRLSVDLQCLSYDLRGFGESKSQPEADFSQAQTNVTLSSHSIDDLSLPFDSIYTPAVYAQDLAALLEQMNITSAWLIGHSLGGTIALWAAAQIPECVQGVICINAGGGIYLKEAFEQFRSAGQKFLQVRPRWLSHMPLIDLLFTRASVARPLDRHWARQRVIDFVMADPEAALGALLDSTTEEEVNRLPQLVSQLQQPVYFLAGTDDKVMEPKYVRHLASFHRLFQYTGDNVIEIPDCGHLAMLEQPDAVAAHIRSIVNG, from the coding sequence ATGGCAACCATTGAAATATTGGGCGTTCCACACGCATACGAGCTGACTGCTCCTACTTCCTATCCCCATGCTTTAGTGTTTATCCACGGTTGGCTAAATAGCCGTGGGTATTGGCAACCTGTAATTTCCCGCCTGTCAGTTGATTTGCAGTGTCTGTCTTATGATTTGCGCGGTTTTGGTGAGTCGAAATCCCAGCCAGAAGCAGATTTTAGTCAGGCACAAACCAATGTCACCTTGAGTTCTCACTCAATTGATGACTTGAGTTTGCCTTTTGATTCTATTTATACACCAGCTGTTTATGCTCAGGATTTAGCCGCCCTTCTCGAACAGATGAATATTACTAGTGCTTGGCTGATTGGGCATTCCTTGGGAGGCACAATTGCCCTTTGGGCAGCTGCTCAAATACCTGAATGTGTTCAAGGAGTCATCTGTATTAACGCCGGTGGTGGTATTTATCTCAAAGAGGCCTTTGAGCAGTTTCGTTCAGCCGGTCAAAAATTTTTGCAGGTCCGTCCGCGCTGGCTGTCTCATATGCCTTTAATTGATTTGTTGTTTACCAGAGCGAGTGTAGCCCGTCCATTAGATCGACATTGGGCGCGTCAGCGAGTGATTGATTTTGTGATGGCTGACCCAGAAGCTGCACTAGGAGCATTGCTAGATTCCACAACTGAGGAAGAAGTCAACCGTTTACCTCAGCTAGTGTCTCAATTGCAGCAGCCAGTTTATTTTTTGGCTGGTACTGATGACAAGGTGATGGAACCCAAGTATGTTCGCCATTTAGCTAGTTTCCATCGGCTTTTTCAATATACTGGCGACAATGTGATTGAAATTCCTGATTGTGGTCACTTGGCAATGTTAGAACAGCCCGATGCAGTTGCTGCTCATATTAGGTCAATAGTCAATGGTTGA